The window TTGGACTGTGGCGTTGGCATGCTGTGAACTTTACAATCCCTCAGAGCTTCTACAATTCCCCTTTCTCTCAACCCTTTTCAGCTGTAAACTTGAGGATGATTTGACAAAAATCTCCAAATATCTTTCCACTTAAGTCTTTACCTAAAACAGAGTGATCCATATGACTCTCAGCAAAATTGAGAGAATCGAACAAGAACTCCAAAGATGATGTGTAAAGGCAGTGTGGCCTGCTTATATCAATCTATCCAAGTATGCACAATCTGACATAAACAATTTTGTGGGTGTCTGGGGATGTCGTCTGTGAGAATTTATACTTTCATTGAATTTGACCTCAGGACCTGTGTCCTCAGCAGTAGCCTATCTTTTTCCGCAGCCTCTTCAAGGcgtctttgatttctttgttcCTCAGACTGTAAATCAAGGGATTCAGCATGGGAATCACCACGGTGTAGAAGACAGAGGCAAATCTGTCAAAGTTGGAGGAACCACCAGAACTTGAACTCAAATAGACAAAGATGCTTGATGTGTAGAAGAGGGAGACGGCGGTGAGGTGAGAAGCGCAGGTGTTGAACGCCTTGGACCTGCCTTTGGCAGAGGTGATCCTCATGATGGACATGACAATGTAGCCATAGGATATCATGATCAGTAGGACATTGGCTATCCCAAAGAGCATGGTTAGTATAGCAGTCAGGACTTGCACGAAGAAGGTGTCAGTGCAGGAGAGTTTCAACAGCTGGGGcatgtcacagaagaagtggcTGATGACGTTAGGCCCACAGAAGTGGAGCTGAAGCAGAGAGCATATTTGGGAAAAAGAACCTGTGAGTCCGGCCATGTAGGATCCCAGCACCATGCGAGCACAGAGGGAGGGTGACATGATGGAAGAGTAGAGCAGAGGGCTACAAATGGCAGCGTACCGGTCGTAAGCCATGGCGGTCATGAGACAGGATTCGCTCAGCCCCATGGTTGAGAAGAAGAAGTACTGAACAATGCAGCCCACAAAGCTGATGGTTTGCTGCTCCTGGAAGAAGTTGGACAGCATCTTGGGGACTGTGGAGGTGACGTAGCAGAGATCGATGAAGGACAGAttgctgaggaagaagtacatgggagtgtggaGGTGGGAATCCATCCTTATTAAAACCATGAGGGACAGGTTCCAGGTCAAGGTCATCATGTAGGTCAGCAGGAACATCACAAAGAGCACTGCTGTGATTCTGGGGAAATCTGAGAATCCCAGGAGGATGAACTGGGTGATCTCTGTGACATTTCTTCCCCCAGTCATTGCCTCCGTGCTCCTGGTATGAGAAAGGGGATAAGAGAATGTGGGGGTGACTCAGGAGGAAGCACAGCATTACCATTTTCATAGGTATCCGCCCTTTCCCCCAGTGGGTGCTGGGGAAGGGGACATGCTTCCCCATCCTTCTGGGAAAGGCTTCAGCTTTTCTTCTCACATTGTCAACAAGAACCGTTCAGTATTTCAGGTTTCCAATTAATTCATGGAGttcatgagaattaaaaaaagatatttagaaatttcACTGGCAACGTCCACAAAAGTGCCCTCCAAAGGCTGTGATGGACAAGTATGAGGTAGAGACCACTGATTGGaagaaaagattttcaaaatcCCTCTAATAATGCACTCTACAACTACTGCTCCATAATCCTGAAAGCATAGGTGGTATCTTTCCAAAACAAGGTGAGACAGTGTTCTGTCCTGAATTGTCATTTtgttagatttaaaaatttttttttcttcttctgcccCAGAGAAAAATCATTTACCCTTCCCACCAGCCGGCTAGGCTGGTGAGATGAGCTGAGTTCAAAGGAGCTGGATTCAGcaataaactgagaaaaattggaagaaacCATGCAAAACAAGAACATGAGTTTCTAAGAAGGAGGGCAGGAGCTTAAGGGTCAGCTCCACGCTGGACAGAGCTGGAAAGGGAGCAAGAGAGAGTGCACCCAGAACCCCTCTATTTATTAGGGAAAagacattcaatagaatattccacccaaataaggcaagagaTAGGGTTTtgaaaggtggagtcttgctttgtgatgttttATGGTCATCAGATTAATTGACATCTTGGAatgtcacacccatctcaggtgctgtgtgggatcacaagCAGAGCGAGAGGAAAGCCACACTCATGTCACAAAGCCCATTCAGTGCGCAATGCCATGGTCCCCTCATATTctcaaatgtgcatagctcacacacgcagcccatggatggcttgcAACATACCCTGTTATAAGAAGTTATGAAAGTTTTCCTATGAATACATTTAATGCAATATCCTAACTGGCCTGGAACATAATATCATAATTTATACTTCTGATATGCTTTGTTGGGGAAGAAGCATGCAGGTCTCAAAATGTTATTTAAGAAACCCTCCCGGGCAGCCTTCACATGTGCTCCAAGGAGGAGAGCGCAGAGCACTCTGGCCCCAAAGACTGTCTCAATTTTAGGGAATTTTGCCTCTTGGGAAGCAGAATCATAATATGCCCAAGGGAGGGACATTCACAGCATTGATGAGTCCTCCAAATATTTCTACATTTCTGGacccaatttgttttttttataatccCTCTCATGTGTGTGTCTCAGGTGTCTCATGCATACAGAGAACTAATGATACTTACCACCTCATAATATTACTGCATTAACTGTATGGTATAAAGGGATTAACACaataagagctcaataaatgttataaattatatcatCTCCAGTATCACTTGTCTccataaaacaggaaaaagcaAGGATCTAATAATACTAAAGTATTGAGGAGCTCTTGATAAAACAAATTCCTTAATTAGGTGATCTCTAAGCCCAGACTCAAGAATACTCTTAAGAAATCCTTCTATCCTGTTTTACCATGTCATTTCTACCTAGCTGGATTGCAAATTCCCACTGCCACATTCATGTCCCACTACCACCAAGTACCCTGGAGCAGACAGCACTGGCTAGACACATTGCACAGACTAGTGAGTTTCACTACTCAACACTATGCATCAGGTACACTAAGCATTTGTATAACTGAATATTGATTACATTAGTAAATAGTTCTTTTCTCAGAGTTCAGTGTGAAATGAAgagtatcttattttaatttccacTATTATTCTATAAACTTGGAGATTTTTCTGTTATAGAATAGGGTGGTTTCAACTTaagttttcacatattttatacaagatgaattaaattcaatgaaaatattttgaaattataaactcgCACATACAACATCTCCCAGACACCCACAAAATTGTTcaattcaatgaaaataaatcaaattggAGATCCATCACCTGCACTGAACTTCACCATGTTCTTTACTGCACTGTTGATATGATGAGCTACACTGAAGTGTATTCTATTAACTCCCAGTTCCCAGAAAAGAATGAGGAGCTGagaaatgtttttcttacttATGATAAAATTTGTCCTGAAAATGGATCTTGTTAACAATTTGGTGAActtgaggaaattaaaaaaataataattgagtgTACTCACGTTTTTGGATAAATGATTTGCAGGTATTCACTAACTCTCAGGATGACTGGAGAAGGAAAGCTGTCTGACATAAATATTGGTTAGGAATTTTCCCAGATGCACGTAGACAACTAAGACCGTTTCCAGTTCTGATCTAAGAAAGACAAGCTCAGTCTGAGAAGATGTTCGAGGAATTTTacaaaatttctcaaaatcaGATAAGGCCAGGAATGTGCCTGAATGAAGACTGATCTAAGTAAAACAAGGGGCACATTTAGATCAACACTGTTTGTGCCTAGAGAAGGCATCTTCAATGTCTGTGATGCCCATGCTAGTGTCTGCAGACCCCCAGGTTCAGCAAAGCTGGCCATGGAGAGCTATTGGAAGATTTCAGAGGGCCTAATGAAATTCCCCTGAGTACCTGGGATATCGTTAA is drawn from Urocitellus parryii isolate mUroPar1 chromosome 4, mUroPar1.hap1, whole genome shotgun sequence and contains these coding sequences:
- the LOC113198799 gene encoding olfactory receptor 5AN1-like is translated as MTGGRNVTEITQFILLGFSDFPRITAVLFVMFLLTYMMTLTWNLSLMVLIRMDSHLHTPMYFFLSNLSFIDLCYVTSTVPKMLSNFFQEQQTISFVGCIVQYFFFSTMGLSESCLMTAMAYDRYAAICSPLLYSSIMSPSLCARMVLGSYMAGLTGSFSQICSLLQLHFCGPNVISHFFCDMPQLLKLSCTDTFFVQVLTAILTMLFGIANVLLIMISYGYIVMSIMRITSAKGRSKAFNTCASHLTAVSLFYTSSIFVYLSSSSGGSSNFDRFASVFYTVVIPMLNPLIYSLRNKEIKDALKRLRKKIGYC